The Colias croceus chromosome 11, ilColCroc2.1 genome has a segment encoding these proteins:
- the LOC123695375 gene encoding transmembrane protein 104 homolog yields the protein MVRRTWSVRKILKMPLAEAGDQYSIWVGLIYIFNLIVGTGALTLPAAFARAGWGLSTISLVFLAFMSFMNATYVIETMACANAVFKWKRLQFIKRNSVQDEDHSEEDQASTHYGELEDPLVCGDSIPSRYYSLDKRIELGEMANLFLSKSGRTMFYCTLCVYLYGDLSIYSAAVAKSLMDVVCSTIPSNMTNITDWDSMPCFNVTSSETGVYTRLDCYRVALLTFFAAMGPFVFFNVQKTKYLQLFTSGMRWLAFAIMITMAIHLLIKHGPQGRPPAFDFTGMPTLFGACVYSFMCHHSLPGLISPIRGKGYLGLHLALDYLLISIFYLLLAFTGAFAFAQLNDLYTLNFVPTDNENIFLEIVEYFLALFPVFTLSTSFPIIAITLRNNLQSMFLDTSRLETYNFILRKMLFPVVAVVPPLLLTYFLEDISILIKFTGSYAGTGIQYLIPTFLVLSARRHCSNLLGLGVVNKYKSPFSNVAWAVFVLLWSFMCIILVSVNMFEKNS from the exons ATGGTTAGGCGAACCTGGTCTGTgaggaaaatattaaaaatgcctTTGGCTGAGGCTGGTGATCAATACTCTATTTGG GTGggattaatatatatatttaatttaatagttggAACAGGGGCACTCACACTGCCCGCAGCTTTTGCCAGAGCAGGATGGGGGCTCAGCACAATATCCCTTGTGTTCCTTGCCTTCATGAGTTTCATGAATGCTACATATGTGATTGAAACTATGGCATGTGCTAATGCTGTGTTTAAGTGGAAGAGATTGCAATTTATTAAGAGGAACAGT GTTCAAGATGAGGACCATTCTGAGGAAGATCAGGCGAGTACACATTATGGAGAACTGGAGGATCCCCTGGTCTGTGGTGACTCAATACCTTCAAGATACTACAGTTTGGATAAAAGGATTGAACTCGGAGAAATGGCCAATCTGTTCCTGAGCAAGAGCGGACGGACCATGTTCTATTGCACACTATGTGTGTATTTGTATGGGGATCTGTCGATTTATTCAGCTGCCGTTGCTAAGTCTTTGATGGATGTCGTGtg TTCAACAATACCATCAAACATGACAAACATAACGGACTGGGACTCAATGCCTTGCTTCAACGTGACGTCATCAGAAACTGGAGTTTACACTCGGTTGGATTGCTACAGAGTCGCTCTGTTGACTTTTTTCGCCGCTATGGGCCCTTTTGTGTTCTTTAATGTGCAGAAAACAAAGTATTTGCAACTTTTTACTTCGGGTATGCGGTGGCTTG catTCGCAATAATGATAACGATGGCGATCCACCTCCTCATCAAACACGGACCGCAAGGCAGACCGCCAGCGTTCGACTTCACGGGAATGCCCACACTATTCGGCGCGTGTGTGTACTCCTTTATGTGCCACCATTCACTGCCCGGCCTTATATCCCCAATACGGGGAAAAGGATATCTAGGCCTCCATCTTGCTTTAGACTACCTTCTAATTAGCATATTCTATCTCTTACTAGCTTTTACGGGTGCGTTCGCGTTCGCTCAACTAAACGACTTATACACACTTAATTTCGTGCCCAcagataatgaaaatattttcctgGAAATTGTCGAATATTTCCTAGCGTTGTTCCCAGTTTTTACACTATCCACTAGCTTTCCTATCATCGCTATTACGTTGAGAAACAATTTGCAAAGCATGTTCTTGGATACGAGTCGTTTGGAGACGTACAATTTTATTCTCAGGAAGATGTTGTTCCCCGTTGTCGCTGTTGTTCCGCCATTGCTGTTGACGTATTTCCTAGAAGATATAAGCATTCTTATAAAGTTTACAGGGTCTTATGCGGGTACTGGGATACAGTATTTAATACCTACGTTTCTAGTGCTATCTGCAAGACGCCATTGTTCTAATTTATTAGGGCTAGGCGtagtcaataaatataaaagtccCTTTTCAAACGTAGCCTGGGCTGTGTTTGTTTTACTGTGGTCTTTCATGTGCATCATATTGGTATCCGTTAATATGTTCGAAAAGAACTCGTGA